A genomic segment from Frateuria edaphi encodes:
- a CDS encoding MarR family winged helix-turn-helix transcriptional regulator, protein MSSFLPTEQRLAVTRRRHPAFPREPAVLVRLIKHLHKRIHDDANTALKPFGLNHPQYNLLMMLYGTEGAGLSASELALSSGEKAANITRLTNELCEKGLIGRAASEDDRRKLVLNLTPAGLALIERLLPSICNLLDEQTDGMTARDQAELERLLKKFLDGFDRRA, encoded by the coding sequence ATGAGCAGCTTCCTCCCCACCGAACAGCGCCTCGCCGTCACCCGCCGGCGCCACCCCGCCTTCCCGCGGGAGCCAGCCGTGCTCGTGCGCCTCATCAAGCACCTGCACAAGCGCATCCACGACGACGCCAACACGGCGCTCAAACCCTTCGGCCTCAACCATCCGCAGTACAACCTGCTGATGATGCTCTACGGCACCGAAGGCGCCGGGCTGAGCGCGTCCGAACTGGCGCTGAGCTCGGGTGAGAAGGCGGCCAACATCACGCGCCTTACCAATGAGCTGTGCGAGAAGGGCCTGATCGGGCGTGCCGCCAGCGAGGACGATCGCCGCAAGCTGGTCCTCAACCTCACGCCCGCCGGGCTTGCCCTGATCGAACGACTCCTGCCCTCGATCTGCAACCTGCTGGACGAGCAGACCGATGGAATGACCGCGCGCGACCAGGCCGAGCTGGAACGGCTGCTCAAGAAATTCCTCGACGGGTTCGACCGCCGCGCCTGA
- a CDS encoding FUSC family protein, producing MSATTTAKLPRWPWLRAFLAEESRAWLFVAKSLLAMYAAAWLAMWLKLEQPSTTMITVAVVMHPHSGMVLAKSFYRALGTLAGSLFGLALIAWFPQQRELFFLVLSAWLALCAGGATLYRNFMAYGFVLAGYTAAIVTLPAVGNPLNSFDSAVMRVSEVLLGIVVAAVFSDLVLPQRLRVVLRQNARTQFARFIDFVRESTGGVLPRARMEQAHLEFVRAAVHLEDLRASVIFEDPEVRSRSARMRLLNQRYMAAATSFQSLHHLINRLQRRGRDAVAEALVNAYRPIGEALSPPSPARHEPAVLNRRLRACVDILPAHVAALRERFEEPSAQLEFDTGAALVQRFADELADFTAVEASLRAGNLRGSVERVHFRRGNDLVGAAVATLRTFLTMLVLAAFWLASGWAFGGSAMLLATIFAGLLAASPNPIAAATRTLYGYAGGMAAGFVAVFVLLPGSDGFAMLICATAGLLLIGPYLTTRDTLPGVGAGYTLGFVYILALKNPMVYDPSHFLNDAIAQVAGLGLSGVAFMVMPGVTGTQWQRRRQLRLLRGQVTLAASAPLPGLAWRFESVSRDLLQQVVAHTRPDSDESRHLLAWSLAVQESGRAVIELRQDLSGTELPAAARDTALAALDAVASFYRTPDAARWRAADAVVLDAIYAAPRGAAVRRHLYQLRSALRDEESPLAAYMPAPELADAP from the coding sequence ATGTCCGCCACCACAACCGCCAAGTTGCCGCGCTGGCCCTGGCTGCGCGCGTTCCTCGCCGAGGAATCGCGCGCCTGGCTGTTCGTGGCCAAGTCGTTGCTGGCGATGTACGCGGCCGCCTGGCTGGCGATGTGGCTCAAGCTCGAACAGCCCTCGACCACGATGATCACGGTGGCGGTGGTGATGCACCCGCACAGCGGCATGGTGCTGGCCAAGAGCTTCTACCGCGCGCTGGGCACGCTGGCCGGCAGCCTGTTCGGGCTGGCGCTGATCGCCTGGTTCCCGCAGCAGCGCGAGCTGTTCTTCCTCGTCCTCTCGGCATGGCTCGCGCTGTGCGCCGGCGGCGCCACGCTGTATCGCAACTTCATGGCCTACGGTTTCGTGCTGGCCGGCTATACCGCCGCCATCGTGACGCTTCCGGCGGTGGGCAACCCGCTCAACAGCTTCGATTCGGCGGTGATGCGCGTGAGCGAGGTGCTGCTGGGCATCGTGGTCGCGGCCGTGTTCAGCGACCTGGTGCTGCCGCAACGGTTGCGCGTGGTGCTGCGGCAGAACGCTCGCACCCAGTTCGCGCGCTTCATCGACTTCGTGCGCGAGAGCACCGGCGGCGTGTTGCCGCGTGCGCGGATGGAGCAGGCGCACCTGGAGTTCGTGCGCGCCGCGGTGCACCTGGAAGACCTGCGCGCCTCGGTGATCTTCGAAGACCCGGAAGTGCGCTCGCGCAGCGCCCGAATGCGCCTGCTCAACCAGCGCTACATGGCCGCGGCGACCAGCTTCCAGTCGCTGCATCACCTGATCAACCGCCTGCAGCGGCGCGGTCGCGATGCGGTCGCCGAGGCGCTGGTCAACGCCTACCGGCCGATCGGCGAAGCGCTGTCGCCGCCGTCGCCGGCTCGGCACGAGCCGGCGGTGCTGAACCGACGCCTGCGCGCCTGTGTCGACATCCTCCCCGCGCACGTCGCCGCGTTGCGCGAGCGCTTCGAGGAGCCCTCCGCGCAGCTGGAATTCGATACCGGTGCGGCGCTGGTGCAGCGCTTCGCCGACGAGCTGGCCGACTTCACCGCGGTGGAAGCCTCGCTGCGTGCCGGCAACCTGCGCGGCAGCGTGGAGCGGGTGCATTTCCGCCGCGGCAACGATCTGGTTGGCGCCGCGGTGGCGACGCTGCGCACCTTCCTCACCATGCTGGTGCTCGCCGCGTTCTGGCTCGCCAGTGGCTGGGCCTTCGGCGGCAGCGCGATGCTGCTGGCGACGATCTTCGCGGGCCTGCTGGCTGCCTCGCCGAATCCCATCGCCGCAGCGACGCGCACGCTGTATGGCTACGCCGGCGGCATGGCCGCGGGCTTCGTGGCCGTGTTCGTTTTGCTGCCGGGCAGCGATGGGTTCGCCATGCTGATCTGCGCGACCGCCGGACTGCTGCTGATCGGGCCGTACCTCACCACGCGCGACACGCTGCCGGGCGTCGGCGCCGGCTACACGCTCGGTTTCGTCTACATCCTCGCGCTCAAGAACCCGATGGTGTACGACCCCTCGCACTTCCTCAACGACGCCATCGCGCAGGTCGCGGGGCTGGGCCTCTCGGGCGTGGCCTTCATGGTGATGCCCGGCGTCACCGGCACGCAGTGGCAGCGCCGCCGCCAGCTGCGCCTGTTGCGCGGGCAGGTCACGCTGGCGGCCAGTGCGCCGCTGCCGGGGCTCGCCTGGCGCTTCGAAAGCGTCAGCCGCGACCTGCTGCAGCAGGTGGTCGCGCACACGCGGCCGGACAGCGACGAATCGCGCCACCTGCTGGCCTGGTCGCTGGCGGTGCAGGAAAGCGGTCGCGCGGTGATCGAGTTGCGCCAGGACCTGAGCGGCACCGAGCTGCCCGCCGCTGCACGCGACACCGCGCTGGCGGCGCTCGATGCCGTGGCGTCGTTCTATCGCACGCCCGATGCGGCGCGTTGGCGGGCAGCCGATGCAGTCGTGCTCGATGCCATCTACGCCGCGCCACGCGGCGCCGCCGTGCGCCGGCATCTCTATCAGTTGCGCAGCGCGCTGCGCGACGAGGAATCCCCCCTGGCCGCCTACATGCCTGCGCCGGAGCTCGCCGATGCCCCCTGA
- a CDS encoding DUF1656 domain-containing protein, with product MPPEIELFGVLMPSLLPVFLLSLVAMVVLDLAIGRAGLYRHLWHPSLFRFALFVCLFGAAGLLLIR from the coding sequence ATGCCCCCTGAGATCGAGTTGTTCGGCGTGCTGATGCCCAGCCTGCTGCCGGTGTTCCTGCTGAGCCTGGTGGCGATGGTGGTGCTCGACCTCGCCATCGGTCGCGCGGGCCTGTACCGGCATCTATGGCATCCCTCGCTGTTCCGTTTCGCCCTTTTTGTCTGCCTGTTCGGCGCCGCCGGACTTTTGCTGATTCGTTGA
- a CDS encoding biotin/lipoyl-binding protein — protein MKAASLLRFLVTAAVVVLAVLLGHALWKHYLYAPWTRDGRVRAEVVRVAPDVSGLVDRVAVVDNQSVHKGDLLFVIDQARFRNAVAQAQANLSAAEAGARAAGANISAAKASAQARQEQYRMYAAQAQRREQMGDVISREARSDAAATASAARASWQQAQAGGSQAGAAREQAAAAVEQAQVALDRAQLDLQRTEVRAPVDGYVTNLAVRVGDYAATGTPRLALIDAHSYYLYGYFEETKLPQLRVGDPVDVRLMAGGVQLKGTITGIAHGITDRDNPAGGDLLADVNPTFNWVRLAQRVPVRIAIDTARLPPGMVLAAGMTATIEVHPRGAR, from the coding sequence ATGAAAGCTGCTTCGTTGCTCCGATTCCTGGTCACCGCTGCCGTGGTGGTGCTCGCCGTACTGCTCGGCCACGCGCTGTGGAAGCACTACCTGTACGCGCCGTGGACGCGCGATGGTCGCGTGCGCGCCGAGGTGGTGCGCGTGGCGCCGGACGTGTCCGGGCTGGTCGATCGCGTGGCGGTGGTCGACAACCAGTCCGTGCACAAGGGAGACCTGCTGTTCGTGATCGACCAGGCGCGCTTCCGCAACGCGGTGGCGCAGGCGCAGGCGAACCTCTCCGCCGCCGAGGCCGGCGCGCGCGCGGCCGGCGCCAACATTTCCGCGGCGAAAGCGAGTGCCCAGGCGCGGCAGGAGCAGTACCGCATGTACGCGGCGCAGGCGCAGCGGCGCGAGCAGATGGGCGATGTGATCTCGCGCGAGGCGCGCAGCGATGCCGCCGCCACCGCCAGCGCCGCCCGCGCCAGCTGGCAGCAGGCCCAGGCCGGCGGCAGCCAGGCCGGCGCGGCGCGCGAACAGGCCGCGGCGGCGGTCGAGCAGGCGCAGGTGGCGCTCGACCGTGCGCAGCTGGACCTGCAGCGCACCGAAGTGCGCGCACCGGTCGACGGCTACGTCACCAACCTCGCCGTGCGCGTGGGCGACTACGCCGCCACCGGCACGCCGCGGCTGGCGCTGATCGATGCGCACAGCTACTACCTGTACGGCTACTTCGAGGAAACCAAGCTGCCGCAACTGCGCGTGGGCGACCCGGTCGACGTGCGGCTGATGGCCGGCGGCGTGCAACTGAAGGGCACCATCACCGGTATCGCGCATGGCATCACCGATCGCGACAACCCGGCCGGCGGCGACCTGCTGGCGGACGTCAATCCGACCTTCAACTGGGTGCGGCTGGCGCAGCGCGTGCCGGTGCGCATCGCGATCGACACCGCGCGGCTGCCGCCGGGAATGGTGCTCGCGGCGGGGATGACCGCGACGATCGAGGTGCATCCGCGCGGGGCGCGCTAG
- a CDS encoding GNAT family N-acetyltransferase, producing MPTPTVLEDAHVVLEPLDAGHVPSLEAAAADGELWRLWFTSVPAPGGMTAYVEKALAGQREGRMLPFAIRERATGELVGSTRFYDLVDDPPRAAIGYTWYAKRWQKSHLNTACKRLLLEHAFERMGRVAVEFHTDGRNLDSQRAIERLGAQREGVLRAHKRRPDGSLRDTVCYSILEREWADVKRWLELRLARLATSR from the coding sequence ATGCCGACGCCCACCGTGCTGGAAGACGCGCATGTCGTCCTCGAACCGCTCGATGCCGGACACGTTCCTTCGCTGGAAGCTGCCGCGGCCGACGGTGAACTGTGGCGGCTGTGGTTCACCTCGGTGCCGGCGCCAGGCGGCATGACGGCGTACGTGGAGAAGGCGCTGGCCGGGCAGCGCGAGGGCCGCATGCTGCCGTTCGCGATCCGCGAGCGCGCCACCGGCGAGCTGGTAGGCAGCACGCGCTTCTACGACCTCGTGGACGACCCGCCGCGCGCGGCGATCGGCTACACCTGGTACGCGAAGCGCTGGCAGAAGAGCCACCTCAACACCGCCTGCAAGCGATTGCTGCTGGAGCACGCGTTCGAGCGCATGGGCCGCGTGGCGGTGGAGTTCCACACCGACGGGCGCAACCTCGATTCGCAGCGTGCGATCGAGCGGCTCGGCGCGCAGCGCGAGGGCGTGTTGCGCGCGCACAAGCGTCGGCCGGACGGAAGCCTGCGGGATACGGTGTGTTATTCGATCCTCGAGCGCGAGTGGGCGGACGTGAAGCGTTGGCTGGAGTTGCGGCTGGCGCGGCTGGCCACTTCGCGGTAG
- a CDS encoding YdcH family protein yields the protein MQVPDPIQIARRLAELRQEHRDLDAAISHMATHPARDELQLTRLKKRKLLLKDAIARLESKMIPDLDA from the coding sequence ATGCAGGTCCCCGATCCCATCCAGATCGCCCGCCGCCTGGCCGAGTTGCGCCAGGAACACCGTGACCTCGACGCGGCGATCAGCCACATGGCCACCCATCCCGCGCGCGACGAGCTGCAACTGACGCGGCTGAAGAAGCGCAAGCTGCTGCTCAAGGACGCCATCGCGCGGCTGGAGAGCAAGATGATTCCCGACCTGGACGCCTGA
- the ttcA gene encoding tRNA 2-thiocytidine(32) synthetase TtcA, with protein MPTVFSDPRDERKRAHEAARLAKRLRRQVGQAVADFQMIEDGDRIMVCLSGGKDSYTLLDMLLSLKAKAPVRFEVVAVNLDQKQPGFPAHVLPDYLAALGVPFHVIEQDTYSTVTRVIPEGKTMCSLCSRLRRGALYKWAAENGITRIALGHHRDDILATFFLNLFHGASLKAMPPKLRSDDGRHVVIRPLAYCRESDIDQYARERAFPIIPCNLCGSQENLQRKAIGRMLQEWDAVHPGRCETIFRALGNVVPSQLADRHLFDFAALGAREGVARADAHGWLAGEPVDAAFADADV; from the coding sequence ATGCCCACCGTTTTTTCCGACCCCCGCGACGAACGCAAGCGGGCCCACGAGGCCGCGCGGCTGGCGAAGCGGTTGCGCCGTCAGGTCGGCCAGGCCGTCGCCGACTTCCAGATGATCGAGGACGGCGACCGCATCATGGTGTGCCTGTCCGGCGGCAAGGATTCCTACACGCTGCTGGACATGCTGCTTTCGCTCAAGGCCAAGGCGCCGGTGCGCTTCGAGGTGGTCGCGGTGAACCTCGACCAGAAGCAGCCCGGCTTCCCCGCGCACGTGTTGCCGGACTACCTGGCCGCGCTCGGTGTGCCGTTCCACGTCATCGAGCAGGACACCTACAGCACCGTCACCCGCGTGATCCCCGAGGGCAAGACGATGTGCAGCCTGTGCTCGCGGCTGCGTCGCGGGGCGCTGTACAAGTGGGCGGCGGAGAACGGCATCACGCGCATCGCGCTGGGCCACCACCGCGACGATATCCTGGCCACCTTCTTCCTGAACCTGTTCCACGGTGCCAGCCTCAAGGCGATGCCACCGAAGCTGCGTTCGGACGACGGCCGCCACGTGGTGATCCGGCCGCTGGCCTACTGTCGCGAGAGCGACATCGACCAATACGCGCGCGAGCGTGCCTTCCCGATCATCCCGTGCAACCTCTGCGGCTCGCAGGAAAACCTGCAGCGCAAGGCGATCGGCCGGATGCTCCAGGAATGGGATGCGGTGCATCCCGGTCGCTGCGAGACCATCTTCCGCGCGCTGGGCAACGTCGTGCCCTCGCAGCTGGCGGACCGCCATCTGTTCGACTTCGCCGCGCTGGGCGCGCGCGAAGGTGTCGCACGCGCCGATGCCCATGGCTGGCTGGCGGGCGAGCCGGTCGATGCGGCGTTCGCCGATGCCGACGTCTAG
- a CDS encoding aromatic amino acid transaminase has translation MSHFANVEMAPGDPILGLTEAYLADKRPQKVNLGVGIYVDEQGHIPLLRAVREVEQALAAQAKPRGYLPIDGLAAYDLLTQELLFGDDSPLLEAGRVATAQTIGGSGALRVGADLLKKVLPHARIAISSPSWENHRVVFGNAGFEIVDYRYYDAATHGLDFAGMLEDLGKLEPGTVVLLHACCHNPTGVDLDAQQWQQVVDLVKARDLLPFIDIAYQGFDEGIDADATAIRLFGASGIDAFVVASSYSKSFSLYGERVGALSMVGADRDEAARLRAKIKQTIRANYSSPATHGGALVAGVLGSPELRAMWEAELAGMRERIHAMRAGMVEKLAAHGAPRFAFIQQQAGMFSYSGLSRAQVDRLRDEYGIYALGTGRICVAALNRGNLDYVAEAVAAVSR, from the coding sequence GTGTCCCACTTCGCTAATGTTGAAATGGCCCCGGGCGATCCGATCCTCGGCCTTACCGAAGCCTACCTGGCCGACAAGCGGCCGCAGAAAGTCAATCTGGGCGTGGGCATCTACGTGGACGAGCAGGGCCACATCCCGTTGCTGCGCGCGGTGCGCGAGGTGGAGCAGGCGCTCGCGGCCCAAGCCAAGCCACGTGGCTATCTGCCGATCGACGGCCTGGCGGCCTACGACCTGCTGACCCAGGAGCTGCTGTTCGGCGACGACTCCCCGCTGCTGGAAGCCGGCCGCGTGGCCACCGCGCAGACCATCGGCGGCAGCGGTGCGCTGCGGGTGGGCGCGGACCTGCTCAAGAAGGTGTTGCCGCACGCGCGCATTGCGATCAGCAGCCCCAGCTGGGAAAACCATCGCGTGGTGTTCGGCAACGCCGGTTTCGAGATCGTGGACTATCGCTACTACGACGCCGCCACGCACGGCCTGGATTTCGCCGGCATGCTGGAAGACCTCGGCAAGCTCGAGCCCGGCACCGTGGTGCTGCTGCACGCCTGCTGCCACAACCCCACCGGCGTGGACCTCGACGCGCAGCAGTGGCAGCAGGTGGTCGATCTGGTCAAGGCGCGCGACCTGCTGCCGTTCATCGACATCGCCTACCAGGGCTTCGATGAGGGCATCGACGCCGACGCCACGGCCATCCGGCTGTTCGGCGCCTCCGGCATCGACGCGTTCGTGGTGGCGAGTTCCTACTCCAAGTCGTTCTCGCTGTACGGCGAGCGCGTGGGCGCGCTGTCGATGGTCGGCGCCGACCGCGACGAGGCCGCGCGCCTGCGCGCCAAGATCAAGCAGACGATCCGCGCCAACTACTCCAGCCCCGCTACCCATGGCGGCGCGCTGGTCGCCGGCGTGCTCGGCAGCCCCGAATTACGCGCGATGTGGGAGGCGGAGCTGGCCGGCATGCGCGAGCGCATCCACGCGATGCGCGCTGGCATGGTCGAGAAGCTGGCCGCCCACGGTGCACCGCGGTTCGCCTTCATCCAGCAGCAGGCCGGCATGTTCTCCTACTCGGGCCTGTCCCGCGCGCAGGTCGACCGCCTGCGTGACGAGTACGGCATCTACGCGCTGGGCACCGGGCGCATCTGCGTGGCGGCGCTCAACCGCGGCAACCTCGACTACGTGGCCGAGGCAGTGGCGGCGGTGAGCCGCTAG
- a CDS encoding recombination-associated protein RdgC, producing MFFRNLTLFRFSPAVAEDLSRLDEALGEHRLRPCGPLEMFTKGFVPPIGRGEEAALTHAVKHCTWVSVGGEDKLLPAAVVNDELHRRVQKIAEEEGRKVGGRERKRMKEDLLTELLPRAFVRNSRMSAYVDRQHGWLVLDTSSRKSAENALTQMREALGSFPAVPLAPEEGPRVLMTDWLANGTLPAGLALGDEVELRDPGSNTGAIARCRRQDLESEEIKEHLRNGKQVFQLGLVFDDRISFVLGEDLILRKLKLLDVVTDELADSAADAAAELDARFALFTLEVERLLGKLEEWFGLPRPKDA from the coding sequence ATGTTCTTCCGCAACCTCACGCTGTTCCGCTTTTCCCCCGCCGTCGCCGAAGACCTCTCCCGCCTGGATGAAGCACTCGGCGAGCACCGCCTGCGCCCATGCGGTCCGCTGGAGATGTTCACCAAGGGCTTCGTGCCGCCGATCGGCCGAGGCGAGGAGGCCGCGCTCACCCATGCGGTCAAGCACTGCACCTGGGTGTCCGTCGGCGGCGAGGACAAGCTGCTGCCGGCCGCCGTGGTCAACGATGAACTGCATCGGCGCGTGCAGAAGATCGCCGAGGAAGAAGGCCGCAAGGTCGGCGGCCGCGAACGCAAGCGCATGAAGGAAGACCTGCTCACCGAACTGCTGCCGCGCGCCTTCGTACGCAACTCGCGCATGTCCGCCTACGTCGACCGCCAGCACGGCTGGCTGGTGCTGGATACCTCCAGCCGCAAGTCGGCCGAGAACGCGCTGACCCAGATGCGCGAGGCCTTGGGCAGCTTCCCGGCCGTGCCGCTGGCGCCGGAAGAAGGTCCGCGCGTGCTGATGACCGACTGGCTCGCCAACGGCACGCTGCCGGCGGGCCTCGCGCTCGGCGACGAGGTCGAACTGCGCGACCCGGGCAGCAACACCGGCGCCATCGCCCGGTGCCGCCGGCAGGACCTGGAGAGCGAGGAGATCAAGGAACACCTGCGCAACGGCAAGCAGGTGTTCCAGCTCGGCCTGGTGTTCGACGACCGCATCAGCTTCGTGCTCGGCGAGGACCTGATCCTGCGCAAGCTCAAGCTGCTCGACGTGGTCACGGACGAGCTCGCCGACAGCGCCGCGGACGCCGCCGCCGAACTGGACGCCCGCTTCGCCCTGTTCACCCTGGAAGTGGAGCGCCTGCTGGGCAAGCTCGAGGAGTGGTTCGGCCTGCCGCGTCCCAAGGACGCCTGA
- a CDS encoding M48 family metallopeptidase, which yields MAAELQGDWLELATASGSTIRVLKAAHPRARRLRLTVTPKGARVSYPNGTHPSQVSAFLRSHADWLERKLDELNLIVKPLPPLRVGHATEFPLRGEIALLDWAEGPYPRVESFDGGLTLVIPRPHTRALPVARGLLASHFEAQMRRDVSRWMAAYVPQLGLAPTSLRIRPMKSLWGSLDTRDRINLDLALALAPPAALRYVLAHELCHLKVRSHAPRFWALVATLFPNWREQRDWLRVNGATLKAELDRLVADVAD from the coding sequence ATGGCAGCAGAACTTCAAGGCGATTGGCTGGAACTGGCAACGGCGAGCGGCAGCACGATCCGCGTGCTCAAGGCCGCGCATCCGCGCGCCCGGCGCCTGCGCCTGACGGTCACGCCCAAGGGCGCCCGGGTGTCCTACCCCAATGGCACCCATCCCTCCCAGGTCAGCGCGTTCCTGCGCAGTCATGCCGATTGGCTGGAACGCAAGCTCGACGAGCTCAACCTCATCGTCAAGCCGCTGCCGCCGCTGCGCGTGGGGCATGCGACCGAATTTCCCCTGCGCGGCGAGATCGCCCTGCTGGATTGGGCCGAAGGCCCGTACCCGCGGGTGGAGTCGTTCGACGGCGGCCTGACGCTGGTGATCCCGCGTCCGCATACCCGCGCGCTGCCGGTGGCGCGCGGCCTGCTCGCCTCGCACTTCGAGGCGCAGATGCGCCGCGACGTCTCGCGTTGGATGGCCGCCTACGTTCCGCAACTGGGCCTGGCGCCCACCTCGCTGCGCATCCGCCCGATGAAGAGCCTGTGGGGCAGCCTGGACACCCGCGACCGCATCAACCTGGACCTCGCCCTCGCGCTGGCCCCGCCCGCCGCGCTGCGCTACGTGCTGGCGCACGAGTTGTGCCACCTCAAGGTGCGCAGCCACGCACCGCGTTTCTGGGCGCTGGTCGCCACGCTGTTCCCGAACTGGCGCGAACAGCGCGACTGGCTGCGCGTCAACGGCGCCACGCTGAAGGCGGAACTGGACCGCCTCGTCGCCGACGTCGCCGATTAG
- a CDS encoding low molecular weight protein-tyrosine-phosphatase: MFDKVLVVCIGNICRSPTAEYLLRERLRGRATTVDSAGLAALEGKPIDPLAGALLAERGIDASPHRARQLDKAAIVAADLILVMQRTHLDSLARYSPHAVGRTFLLGKWQGDRDIPDPYRKPRDAFEHAYRLIEEGVDAWQKHL; this comes from the coding sequence GTGTTCGACAAGGTTTTGGTCGTCTGCATCGGCAACATCTGCCGCAGTCCCACGGCGGAATACCTGCTGCGCGAACGGCTGCGCGGGCGGGCTACGACCGTCGATTCAGCCGGACTGGCCGCGCTCGAGGGGAAGCCGATCGACCCGCTGGCCGGTGCCCTCCTTGCCGAGCGCGGCATCGATGCATCGCCTCATCGCGCGCGCCAGCTGGACAAGGCGGCGATCGTCGCCGCCGACCTGATCCTGGTGATGCAGCGCACCCATTTGGACAGCCTCGCCAGGTACTCGCCACACGCGGTGGGGCGCACTTTCCTGCTTGGAAAATGGCAGGGGGATCGCGATATCCCCGATCCCTACCGCAAGCCGCGCGATGCCTTCGAACACGCCTACCGGCTCATCGAAGAAGGCGTCGATGCCTGGCAGAAGCATCTTTGA
- a CDS encoding NAD-dependent epimerase/dehydratase family protein, with the protein MNLDARILVTGRCGWVGGAVVRRLWAAGYDNIRFLGPDEVNLVRPASVDAFFLRHRPEYVFLTAAREGVAGGRSDEAVRESLAVQANVIHAAWRADVRKLCFLASSSIHPAGALPPLREGALLSAAFQPGEDGEALAQIAGIRMCQAYRRQYRFDAIGVVPAELYGPGDSPGAQAGVLPALVRRLHEAHADGLPQLAIDGVAARPWLQVDDFADAALFLMRRYSSDVPVNVDGGEEVAFADVARMAADAIGYRGRLVHRTRAPEPTRAMPEGLRLNGMGWSPCMLLRDGVEQMCTWLLQGAGALVA; encoded by the coding sequence ATGAACCTGGATGCGCGCATTCTCGTCACCGGGCGGTGCGGCTGGGTCGGCGGTGCGGTAGTGCGTCGCCTTTGGGCGGCCGGTTACGACAACATCCGCTTTCTGGGACCGGACGAGGTGAACCTCGTCCGGCCCGCATCGGTGGATGCATTTTTCCTTCGGCACCGGCCCGAGTACGTGTTCCTCACCGCAGCGCGCGAAGGCGTCGCGGGTGGGCGCTCGGACGAGGCGGTCCGCGAAAGCCTTGCGGTCCAGGCCAACGTGATCCATGCCGCGTGGCGGGCGGACGTGCGCAAACTGTGCTTCCTGGCTTCGTCGAGCATCCATCCCGCAGGCGCGCTGCCTCCGTTGCGCGAAGGGGCGCTGCTGTCCGCGGCATTCCAGCCGGGCGAAGACGGCGAGGCGCTCGCGCAGATCGCCGGCATCCGCATGTGCCAGGCCTACCGGCGGCAGTATCGCTTCGATGCGATCGGCGTCGTCCCGGCCGAGCTCTACGGGCCGGGCGACAGTCCCGGCGCACAGGCGGGCGTGTTGCCGGCCCTGGTCCGCCGTCTGCATGAAGCGCACGCGGACGGCCTTCCGCAGCTGGCGATCGATGGCGTGGCGGCGCGGCCCTGGCTGCAGGTGGACGATTTCGCCGATGCGGCCTTGTTCCTGATGCGCCGTTACAGCAGCGACGTCCCGGTCAACGTCGATGGCGGGGAGGAAGTTGCCTTTGCGGACGTGGCTCGCATGGCGGCCGATGCCATCGGCTACCGGGGGCGGCTGGTCCATCGGACGCGCGCACCGGAGCCCACGCGCGCGATGCCCGAGGGCTTGCGGCTCAACGGCATGGGCTGGTCGCCCTGCATGCTGCTGCGCGACGGGGTCGAGCAGATGTGCACGTGGCTTCTGCAGGGCGCGGGCGCGCTGGTCGCGTAG